Proteins found in one Candidatus Saccharimonadales bacterium genomic segment:
- the gltX gene encoding glutamate--tRNA ligase, whose product MSSNIRVRFAPSPTGLLHIGGVRTALFNYLFAQQGGGQFILRLEDTDQERFVPEGVKQIVEGLSWLSLEPDEGFWISHGKQKGIDYIQSNRHQAGAYQQWANKLVEAGLAYRSQIAPEKFKQLKAAAEKSGQPWVYRRTMEEAAKGDHDQHPIRVDVAAVAKKLGWNQITWRDEIRGEFETGLGLIEDFIIIKSDSYPTYNFANVIDDHDMKISQVIRGDEFIASTAKHVLLYGVFGWDQPDFIHLPVINGSDGKKLSKRTGDTDILEYRKQGYLAEAVINFLALLGWNPGSGETQEIFSRSQLTKRFSLERIQKSPAVFDPARLDWMNGEYIRAMKPEELLNQLVAFLGETNLAVQLKHDPAYSLAAIELIQERMKKLSEAQELLGFFFNDPDPSQLELPHGDAHKYLEVTAQVLSQNQDIFSDAKDLEKLMRQKVLEQAGADKPGPLFMAVRIAITGQTATPGLFETMVALGPETVLRRLKAAATA is encoded by the coding sequence ATGAGTTCTAATATTCGCGTCCGCTTTGCGCCCAGTCCAACTGGGTTACTGCATATTGGCGGGGTTCGGACCGCCTTATTTAATTACTTATTTGCTCAACAAGGTGGCGGTCAATTTATTTTGCGCTTGGAAGATACCGACCAAGAACGGTTTGTGCCAGAGGGCGTCAAACAGATTGTTGAGGGTTTAAGCTGGTTGAGCCTGGAACCCGATGAGGGATTTTGGATCAGCCATGGCAAACAAAAGGGAATCGACTACATCCAATCCAACCGCCACCAAGCGGGGGCCTATCAACAATGGGCCAATAAGTTGGTCGAAGCCGGTTTGGCCTATCGATCGCAGATCGCACCGGAAAAGTTCAAGCAGTTAAAAGCGGCGGCCGAAAAATCCGGCCAACCATGGGTTTATCGCCGGACTATGGAAGAGGCCGCCAAGGGTGATCATGACCAGCATCCAATAAGAGTAGATGTTGCGGCTGTTGCAAAGAAGTTGGGCTGGAACCAAATTACTTGGCGCGATGAGATCAGGGGAGAGTTTGAGACTGGCTTAGGCTTGATCGAAGACTTTATCATTATAAAAAGCGACTCTTACCCAACCTACAACTTTGCTAATGTCATTGACGATCACGATATGAAAATTAGCCAGGTAATCCGCGGCGATGAGTTTATTGCCTCCACCGCCAAGCACGTTTTGCTCTACGGAGTTTTCGGTTGGGATCAACCAGACTTTATTCACTTGCCAGTCATCAACGGTAGCGACGGCAAAAAGCTAAGTAAGCGCACTGGCGATACCGACATTTTGGAATATCGAAAGCAGGGTTATTTAGCTGAGGCTGTTATTAACTTTCTAGCGCTGTTGGGTTGGAACCCCGGCAGTGGCGAAACCCAAGAGATTTTTAGCCGTAGTCAACTAACTAAGCGCTTTTCGCTCGAGCGGATCCAGAAAAGTCCGGCCGTTTTTGATCCAGCCCGGCTCGATTGGATGAACGGGGAATACATTCGGGCCATGAAGCCAGAAGAGTTGCTGAATCAGCTGGTGGCCTTTTTGGGCGAAACCAACCTTGCAGTCCAACTCAAACATGATCCGGCCTATTCGCTAGCTGCGATTGAGCTAATCCAGGAACGAATGAAGAAATTGTCCGAAGCCCAAGAACTACTCGGATTCTTCTTTAACGACCCCGACCCCAGCCAGCTAGAACTGCCACATGGCGATGCGCATAAATATCTAGAAGTCACTGCCCAAGTGTTATCTCAAAATCAAGACATTTTTAGCGACGCCAAGGATTTAGAAAAACTGATGCGCCAAAAGGTTCTAGAGCAAGCCGGAGCCGATAAACCGGGGCCGCTCTTTATGGCCGTTCGAATAGCCATCACCGGGCAAACCGCCACCCCAGGGCTATTTGAAACTATGGTGGCTCTAGGACCGGAGACGGTATTGCGTAGGCTGAAAGCCGCAGCGACTGCTTAA